The Lynx canadensis isolate LIC74 chromosome A2, mLynCan4.pri.v2, whole genome shotgun sequence DNA segment GCCTGTATAATGTCTGCAGCTCATAGTCCAAAGATCCCAGGAGATGAACCTCCCCTAAAAGAGATGCCCACAGCCTCAGCCTGCAGAGTCAACTCTGGTTCCAACCCTCCATCCCAGCCCTGGGGTGGGAGTACCACTGAGACGGTCCATAGAAAAGATGGTAGGCCCGCCAGAGATGTAGTACTCAATGTTGTTGTGTGGGTAATCCTTGTCCATGCCCACCACAGAGCCCAGCAGAGTGTGGGGCCCTGCATCTTCCCGGATCCGGAACTTGTGTGGGACACAGGCTGGGGAGAACTCGTTCACAGGAGTCACCATCACCAGTACTGGCACCTCAGCTGGAGGCCATTTGACAGTCAAGGAGCTGGCATGGGGTGCCCAGCCATTCTCTAGGGTCTAAGGGGGGAGAcatggccctgccctgggggttTAAGGAGGGAGAGGGTCTGGAAGGAGGACGAACAATAGCCATTCCTCCCTGGGTGGGGAGGTGTCTAGGAGAGGAGACATATGTCCCACCCTAGGGAGACAACTGTGCCCTATTGATTTCTGTGGGAGGAGAGGTGACCCTATCTTAAGGATGGGGAGAGAGGTACAGAACAGCCCTGCCCTGGATGTCCAGGCCTGGGTATGGTTACTCACTGGTCATCAGGGGCTGACCACCATCGAGCACCAGGATGGAGGCTGCATGCTGAAAGCAGGCCCCACGAGCATCACAGTCCAGTGTGGCATTCACCTGGCCAGAGGGGCCACAGAGTGAGGCTGAGTCAAGGCCTGGAAAAGTCTAGAGCCACACTGGGCCACCTCAGGTCAGGGCAACCACACATGGTCAACCCTGAGCCTCTGCTTTCCAGCTCTGTGGGTGCAGATTGGCTCCACCACCATCTCCCTCATGGCAATGGTCTCAGCTCCCACAGACCTTTGCCCCCCGACCCCTCCACCTTACAGTCCCCAGCACCCTGCATGTGGGtcaggaggcaggggctgggcacCTCCAGGACCCTGTCTCGAAGGCAGAGGCTAGCTGAGCCAGGAGGGCTGTGGAACTGCAGCTGGTAGTCGAGGATGGAGCCGGGAGAGTCTGGATCAGCACAAGTGAAGGTGTTCAGCACGGTGCCCACCGGCGTGGTCTCGGGGATTTGAGTCCTGGGAGCAGAATGCCGGCGGCAGGGCAAAAGTCAGTCTGGACCAGGAGAACCATGGTTCTCACCCCTATAGCTTACGTAAGGTTCCTGTATACTCACACCAGCATCGCTGGGAGGCAGCGCGGAGGCCAGCGGTTGACCGAGCGCACGTTCACCGTGAGCTCGAGCTCCACGCTGGCCCACGGCCTGAGCCGTTCGTAGGCCTTCACTCGCAGTCTAGTGACCGCCGCGCCCGGGGCTTGCGCTAACTCCAGAGGCGCGGTGGTGCGAATCACACCGTCGGCTGGGCGGGGTAGGGGCGGGGAATGCTGAGTTTAGACCCGCCCCCAGGTCGGTTTGGTCCCCACCCTCACACCTAATCCACCCTCAGCGGGAGGGGGCTGAGTCTGGCCACCCCAGCTGCCTCCTCCAAGGCTCGCCTCTAATTCTAGCCCGGCCCCCAAACGGCACCGCGCCCGTGTCTGCCTGGGTTTCAGCCCCGTTTCTCAGCAGGGCGAGGAGGTAGTGCGGATCACTGTGGACCAGCCTGGGAGGCATCCCGCACCGCTCCCCACTATGCCCCTCACCACGTCCGATGGAGAAGAGGGGGCAGGGCACCGGGGAGAGGATTTCGTAGCGCACGTCGAAGCCCCGGGCCCGGACCTGAACCACCTTACCCCCGGGGGGCAGGTCCTCCAGGATGGTGATATTCGAGGCTTGCTTCCTGGACCAAAAGGGGGAAACTAGCTATGCCCTCTCCCGCCACCCCTGGCCCTGCCGGCGTGCCCCTCCCCCGGGGCTTCCCTCATACCCGAGCTAGCTGGGGACACCCCAGCAACCCCACCCCTTAACCTCACTCCCAATTCCCTGGGGCTAGGCCATGTCTCCTTCACTGTACTCAGGGTAGGGGAGCCTTACAGGAAAGAGATCAGGCTGGAGGGAACAGGCAAAACTTTCACCTTGAGCATCCCAAGGCAGCTTCGATTTTGTCCAAAAGTCACCAAAATCTGAAGCTGGAAGACCTGCAGTGCACACAGAACAGTAAGGGAACTACAGTGTGTGTATACCTGTATGTCTATGCCCAGTCGTCCCTTCAAATagcaactgccccccccccccacctggggCCCTCCACAAGGAGCCGCCACTCCCACCCCATGATCTCTATGCTTACAGGCACTCCTTTAAGTCCCATTCTTGGGGccataaatatttcctttaggaTGCAAACAGCTCAAAGAAGTGTGATATCTGAGTTATTCACAATGAAACATCATTTAGAGTTACTAAGAGCCAGTCACTAAAACATGGAATTTTAAAGAAGGaacttctcagggcacctgggtggctcagtagattaagcattggactcttgattttggctcaggttatgatctcacaactcatgagtttgagccctgcatagggctctgtgctgacagtgcagagcctgcttgggattctctctctccctctctctcttctcctttcccacttgcactttttctctcaaaacaaataaataaactttttttttaaaaaaggcatggaggggcgcctgggtggcgcagtcggttaagcgtccgacttcagccaggtcacgatctcgcggtccgtgagttcgagccccgcgtcaggctctgggctgatggcttggagcctgtttctgattctgtgtctccctctctctctgccccttccccgttcatgctctgtctctctgtcccaaaaataaaaaaaaataataataaaaaaaaaagttaaaaaaggcatggaaattttaaagaaagaatttctcaggactcctgggtggatcagttggttaggcatctgactcttgatttcagctcaggtcatgatctcatgggttggttcgtgagttcaagccccgcatctggctctgctctgacagtgcagagccttcttgggattctttctcgctccctctccctctgccccgcccctgctcacactctttctcaaaataaataaataaacttcaaaagcaaaaaacaaaaacaaaacttttaatgtttaatttttttaatgtttatttatttttgagagagacagagacagaatgcgagtgggttaggggcagagagagagacacacacagaatccgaagcaggctccaggctccgagctgtcagcacagagcccaacgcggggcccgaactcacaagctcatgacctgagctgaagtcggacgctcaaccgactgagccacccaggcaccccgacaaaacttttaatgtttaaaaaaataataacaacgaAGGAATTTCTCTAGCCTTCTCCAGACTGTACTAGCCACTTTACCCAGAACTTTCTCTTCCTGTGTGAATGTTTTGAACATTCTCAATTCTATTAGAGGCATGAGGggctcccttttctttctggaactccagAACCCATCACAGAACCAGGCAAATGTGGAAGAATAGCCATCATGTGGCAGCATGTACAGGTGGCTATGTCTGAACACGAGGCAGCAAAATCTAGGAGGCCAAGAACAAACAAACCTCCAGGAAGTGGTGGCTCTGTCCATTGTGCGCCCCATCCATGGGTATCCCCAGGTCCCAAGACATGCTCACCTTTTCAGCCTGGCCTTTGAGGCCCTGGGATGGCACCAGCAGCCAACCTTGACCATTGATGGAGAAAGGTCCAGGAAAGTATGGAGGGTCCTGGGCACTGATGATATTTATCTGACAGGACAGAGATGCTAgaagccccagcctcagcccccagTGCCCCACAGCATCCCTGCCAAAATCCCCAGCAACCTAGCAAGTACCTGTCCACACCAAACCCTCCCATACCCCGATACAGGGTGGGTCCCCAACCTCCACCCCTGGCCCCGATCCTCAATCTTCTCTGGTTTTAAAccaattattttgctttttaaactgcatttattTTGGGGATTACAAAAGTAACACAATTTTCAGGGAGAATTCAGTACACACAGAGAACATGAAAGAACACAAGCCCCTGAGATGTCCTTATAGGAACAGCCATGGTCTTTGGGGATGGGCAGCCAACAGCGGCTCTCTCCAAGAATATACATCACGCAGAGGCTTAGCTGACACTAAAGTGTTCCTCtgctgggcggtggggggggggggtggctagaGAGGGGCTGGGACAAGAAGGGGCCCAGTTTGGTCTCCCCATGTGCCTCCCTCATTCTGTCCCCCACTACCTATGTGCTGGGCTCACCTGGGCACGCTGGACTTCCAGGCCTGGCAGCAGCAGAGTGTACAGTCTGGCCCCAGGTGTGACTGTTTCCAGAACCTGAATGATTTCTCCAGCTAGCCAGAGGAGAGGTCAGGGAGGCTCTGTTCAGGCCAtgcctgcccaccccctgcctgcTGCCCCTGGCCTCACCTGGGCTGGCAAATCGGCCAGCACATGCACTATGACCAGGGTCCCGCCGCACATCCACAGAGAGTGGTCCCTCCATCACATGGTTGCCGCATGTGAACCGCAGCTGCAGTTTATAGTGATTCACCGATAGAGCATCCAGCCGGGCCGAGCTGCTTAAGGTCACCTGTGGCAGGTAGGCAGTGCATGTGGGACTGTAGGCTCTCCACCGCCCTATACTGCCTGTGGCTTTGTGAATTTAGGGACTGCCCGTGTTCCCCCATGGCTCCCATCTGTGCCCATGACCCTACCATGCCCACATAGATCCCCTGCCACCTGGTCAGGCTGGGTGGGTTGAAGAAGGTGGTGGGTGGCTGCACATGGACCAACTGCAGGGTGGGCATGTGAGAAGTGCAGTTGAAGGAGAAGGACTGAAGGATCGTGCCGGGTCCCTGGCTCTCAGAGACATTTATGAACCAGGGCAGGCAGTGGAGTTCTGAGGAAGAGACAATTCAGACTGGaggtccacacacacacaagcatagtCCTGACCTTCTCCCTCAGGGCCTGGTCACATCTAGGGGCCAAGCAGCCAAAACTCTTCCTTGTCCCCCATATCCAACAATGGCACAGCTCATTTCATAGACGTGAGCACTTGGTTGAGGAAGCAGCCATGATAAGAAATGAGGGTCAGGGAGTTAGATCTTTGCCCTTTTCCCttgctctcccccagcccctgcactCCATGGTAGCTTATCCAAGAAGGGTCACAATTCCACTCCAGTGTGGAATGGGGGGGTGGGCGTGAGAACTGGGGTTCCCCCACCCACCAGCTCCTCACCAGAGACAGTCAGAGCAAGCAGAAGCGCCAGGATCCTGAGCAGTGCCATAGTGGCCTCAAGACGCAGACAGCAGAGGAGACTCCAGAAGACCAGCCGTGTTTGTCAGGCTCACCCCGTTGTCAGGTGAGTCGCTTAAACACAGCTGGGCAGGCTGCACTCCTGAGCCTCCCAGATTCTAGCTCCGCCCATCCCTGGTGACTTGAGCTCTAGACTCCAGACAGGCATTAAGAGGTCTGGACAACCCCAGGTTTCACTGCTTCTGATGAATCCCCCCGTTCTTACTACAACCCAAAGGAAATGTTAGGGGAAAAGGATCAAACTtcaggtagggaaactgaggttcagggaagTAAGTCTCAGTCATGCAGTCCTTGGAGACAGCACAAGCACAGCACCCAGGAAAACTGGGTTCAGGATTTGCTACCCCACAGAGTCCAAACCCCAGTTGCCCACTTCCCCTCACCATTAAAACATTATCTGTCTACAAAATCTGAGCCCAGCCATCAACAAAATCTCTTAAAAGTTGTCTACAttcaagaagcaaaaagaatCCTTGGTGATATAAATCAAATTAGTGGTTATGTGGGGGGGGGTATCAACTGGAGGGGGCACAAAGTGGCCTCTTGGAGGAGCTGGGGACAGTTTCTACCTTGATCTAGGTGACAGATGCATAAGTGTCTACagactttaacatttattgagctgggggcgcctgggtggcttagccggttaagtgtccaactcttggttaggctcaggtcatgatctcatggctttgtgggtttgagccgtgcatcaggctctgtgttgccagcatggagcctgcttgggattctctctctctctctctctctctctctctctctctgcccctccctccacttgtgctgtctctgtgtctttcaaaataaataaataaactttaaaaaacatttattgaggggtgcctgggtgactcagtcagttaagcatctgattccagctcaggtcatgatctcacggtttgtgagtttgagccccacgtcgggctctctgctgacagctcagagcctggagcctacttcagattctatgtctcattctctctctgcctccccacttatgctctgcctctttctgtctctcgaaaataaataaatgtaaaaaattttttttaaatttattgagctGTACCTTTGAGAGTTGTCCAATTGTTATATTTatgctatatgtcaatttttaaatttttttattttttaaagttcatttattctgagagagagagagagaagaggggcagaaagagaagagagagaatatcccaagcaggctccgcactgtcagcccagagcctgatgtggggctcaaactcataaacctgtgagatcatgacctaggccaaaatcaagagtcagacatttaacagactgagccacccagatgccccaaatttatatgtcaatttttaaaaagttgtttacaCTTGCTCTTTCCAATTCTTCATCTCTCACTTGCTTCTGCCCACTATCATCAAGTTCGTCTCTCCCTTCATGAAACTGCCCTGTTGGAGTCCTCAGAGACCTGCATACTACCAGCTTCAGCAATTCATTCTCCAATCTTATCTCCTTGGTAGCATTTGACACTTGCTCCCTTGGCTCCTAAAGTGCCCACACTCTGTTTCCTCCCACCTGCCCAGCTGCTCCTGCTTAGCTCCTTTGCTGGTTCTGCTTTCCTATTACCACCCAGAGGAGTGTTCCAGGACTCAGTCCTGACTGCTGCCCTCCTCTGTCTATACTCACTTCTCCCATCTCCAAGTCAATGGCCTTAAATACCATCCACTCACTTTGCCTCCCAGATCTAAGGCTTCAGTGCTGATTTCTCTCCCAAATTCCAGAGTCACCCAGTGGCTGACCCGGCATCTCATATAGGATGTCTAACAGGCATCTCAAGGGTTACATGTCCACAAATAATCATTTGGTTTTCCTCCCCAAACCCGTTCTTCTCCAGTCTTTCCTGGATCAATTCACAGCAATTCCATCCAACCAGTTGTTCAGGCCAGAAATCTAGGAGTCATGCTAGATGCTCCTCTTTCCCTACTCATATTCATACATCAGCAAAACTTGATATTAACTCCAGAACATACCCCAAATTCACCCCCTTCTGTGCCCCAGCCCCACGCAGACCCAGGCCCTCCCTTCTCTTGGTGGATGAGGGCAGGAGCCTCCACTCTGATTACAGAGTGGTTCTCCTAAAGCAGATGGGATTATTTAAACAGGAGCCAGCCCAGGCCATTTCCTGCTCAAAAGTCCCAGTGCTCCCCCATCGCACCACAAACAAATCCCTATATTTCTTTCTAAGGCCGCTAGGAGGCTGGTTTTGCTGATCTCCTCATTCCCCCAACTACCACTGTCTAGACACTTGGTCCTTCTTTGTCTTAAGCCCTGTCGAAATCCTCTCTTGTCCGGGCCTTTAACTGGCTGATCCATCTGCCTAGAatacccctcttttttttaagtgtatttttatttattttaatagagatatagagagcaattgggggaggggcaaagagagagggagacagaatcccaagcaggcagtagtacgctgtcagcgcagagccccatggccaaaccgtgagatcatgacctgaatcaaagtcaagagtcagaccctcagccgactgagccacccaggttcccctagaaTACCCCTCTTCTTTATCTCCCATGATGGCTCACTCAGATCACATACAGAATGCTGCCTCCTCTGAGTCCCCTCTCCCAAACAAGCCCGTCTGCCCCCCATTTCCGGTATTTTTCTGTCTACTGATTAGTCTTGTCTCAAGTTAGACTGTATCCTCGAACCTAgccttgcggggcgcctgggtggcgcagtcggttaagcgtccgacttcagccaggtcacgatctcgcggtccgtgagttcgagccccgcgtcaggctccgggctgatggctcagagcctggagcctgtttccgattctgtgtctccctctctctctgctcctcccccgttcatgctctgtttctctctgtcccaaaaataaataaacgttgaaaaaaaataaaagtgaacctAGCCTTGGATCCTGGAGTGGTCTCCAGGAACGGACTCGGACCATTCTGGGCAGAGAGCGCCGCCCTAAccctcctgctctcactctccgTAGGCTAGTGGTGCGGGCAGAGGGAATGCGGATGTTGCGGCAGGAATCGCGGCTAACCGAGCCCTCCCCACTAGAGGGCGGTCCCGCCTTGCTTGGCCCAGATGCAGGACCGAGAGGGTGCGGGCTGGGCTTTGGCTGAAGCCCCTTCTCTGTGCTGCCGCAAGGTCCAGAGCTCCTGGAGTCCTCATTGGGGCCGGACCCTCCCATCACTTCCAGGGTCTGTCGAGGCCGGTTTCAGGACCGAATACAGTAGGTCGCGCCCGGAATGGGCCACAACACTGCTAGATCGACGGCTGGGGGCGCTCTGTCCTCACGTGGGCGTAGCCACCGGATCCGCGAGCTCTTGAGGCCCCCTGCGGGAGGGACTGCAGTTCTATCCCGGGAAAAACGGGGAAGCTGAGGCTACTGCGGGGAAGTGACTTGTCCTAGGTGAAGCAGCGAACCTGGAGTGAGCTGAACCGCCCAGGGTGGTCGGGGAAGTCCCAGGCCAGACCCGCCCGGCTTCGAGACACAATCCAGCCCCCAGAGCTCgcggggagtggggagtgggcgTCAGGCACATCCACCCATCAGTGCCCGAGGGGCGGGACCACTTCAGTCCCTCCCCGGCCCCATTGGCTGCAGCACCAGGGGCGGGGCGCGGCTGCCAGATGTtggggcggtggcggcggcgggaGCTACGGAGAGCGAGGAGCCGCGGCGCCAGTCAGAGGGCCAGGGTGCCGCTGGCCGGCCCGCTGGGCCCGTTCCGCGCCGGTCCCGCTGGAGTTCGAAGAGGAACTGGCAGGCCTGGCGGGGGCTCCGGCACGGGCATGCATAGCGCTCGGCTTGACAGCTTCCTGAGCCAGCTCCGCTGGGAACTGGTGAGACTTGGGAGCGGGTGTGGCTTGTGAGGACGCGTGTGGGGTGCCCAGCTGCCGTCCGGCCCGAACGACACACGGGTAGGGGGCCGTCCCGAGTGCCCATCCAAGGcgggatgggggcggggaggcgcgGATGGCCCAGATGGCCCGCATCGGGTTTCGGACTGTTGGGGGCTGCCCTGGGCATCAAGTAACAGCCGCCCAGCTGGCCAAGCTGCTGGGGCGGCGGAGGGACGTGGCGGggagaaatttattttggggCTGAGCAGGGGGCTGCGAGGGACTAAAGAGGTGCTAGAGCTGCTATGGATGCCTTCTACCCCAGGCTGACCTGTACTTCTTCTACCCCCCCACCTGGCAAGTGCTCTTTCTCTGAAAGACGCTGTGAGCTTTGGGGAGCTGAGTCCCTCAGGAAACAGGGgatgctcccccacccccagccctgaacAGGACTTACTTCCCGATGCAGGCGGGCCCAcaaccctgcctccctccctggtgGCGGGTACCGACTTGCCCAGCTCTGCGTGCTGCAGCCTGCCGGACTGCCACCAGGTCGGCTGACGCGAGTCACACGAGCTACGTGTGCCAGCGCCCCCATGCCGGCCCTGTGCCCACTAGAGGCCTTGCTGCCCAGGCCTGCAGGCCTATCCAGTCCTCCTGGGCCTTCTGCTTTGGGAATAGTTTGGCTAGGTAGGCAGGGGTGACAAGCACTACCCTTCCAACTTGGGCCCTCTCTTCTTCCACAGCTGTGTGGCCGGGACACTGGCTCACCCCCCATGTCTGGCCCCCTTCCACCATCCCCCAAACCTGGCCCAGGTGTTTGGCTTAGCCATGGACTCAGGGCCTCAGATGCCTTGGAAGAGGACTCAGTCGGCTgtgtggaagaggaagaaggtaTGGTGACAGGAGACAAGGGTATTGCCTTGGGGAGCCCAAGGGAGCATGTCCTGGACTGGGACTCTGGCTTCTCTGAGGTGTCGGGCAGCACATGGAGAGAGGATGAGCTGCCTGTACTCCAGCACCCAACACCCCCAGCATGGCCCCCCCATAGACAGCGCCTCTCGGCCAGTGGCATTCCCCTGCCTAGCAGGGCCCCTGTGGCCGGTGCACCACCTGCCCGTCGACCACGGCCCAAGTCTACACCAGACGCTTGCCTGGAGCACTGGCGGGGCTTGGAAGCTGAAGACTGGACTGCAGCCCTGCTGAACAGAGGTCGCAGTCGCCAGCCCCTAGTGCTGGGCGACAACTGCTTTGCTGACTTGGTGCACAACTGGATGGAGCTACCAGAGGCAGCAGGTGAGGGGGATGATAGTGGTGGTCCCCGTGCCCGTGCTCGGCCCCCTCAGTTCCTGCTTGGGCTCTCTGAGCAGCTGCGGCGCCAGCTGGCCAGGGCACGCAGGGCTGCTATGGCAGGAAAGCGACTGTCATGCCCACCTCGCCCGGAACCTGAACTGCCTGCAGATGTCTCACGATTTGCAGCCCTCATGAGCTGCCGAAGCCGTCAACCCATCATCTGCAATGATGTCAGCTACCTCTGACCCTGCCCTCCAGCCTGGGACAATAAAGGCCTTTCTCTGGTCTATCCTGGTTCCATACCCCTGAGGCTCTAGGAGGTGGCCCCAGCCCTTTGAGGCACAGCCCAGGCAGGTGAAGCTAAAGAGCCTTTTCCTTCCCTGCAGGGGTCCCTGTCATGCCCACATCACCCACCCTGTGCATTACTGCCCCATGTTTTGCCATCCATTCTCTCCACTTACACCCTccttcaacaagcatttattgagtgcctactgtgggctcaggatgcagggctcgataGAGCCAGGTGATAGGGCTGCTGCCTTGTCACAGCTCGTAGTGCAAGGGTGGGAAGGTAGtgtcctcctcctcaccctcacAGCTGAGCTCCAGCACCAGCATCCGCTGCCCAGGCTCAAGCATCCGGCTTGTCACCTGCTGCACCAGTTTGGTCACCCTGgtagtgtggggtggggggaaagaggtTGGGAGAGATTGGGTAGGTGAGCAGTGGTAGGCAGAGTGACCTGACATGGACCAGGGGGTGCTGATGGGCCATAAGGAGCCCAAGCCAGGGGCAGGAGCAGCTTAAGACAGGAAACATCTGAAACTATTTTAGGAGCAGCAGGCAGGGCgggcaggaggcaggaagctGTGAGTCCCCTGGGAGTGGGCCGTGAAAGGGGGGCTTAACAGGGTGTGGAGGAGCTAATGGGGGGTGTGGAGGAGCTAATGGGGCCGGCCAAGCAGGCAGCTTGGAGGCCCCTCCTCAGGCTTTcagccctcaccccacccccagcccattTGCCGGCTCCATTTGGCAAAAGAAAGCTTCAGGAGGGTGTGAGAGGCCCAAATGGGGTTGGGAGGAGGAAAGACTTCATCATGTCTCCCACCTCCAACCTCCGGGGACAGAACAAGTCCTGGCTAAAGCCAGGTGCGGGCTCACCTAAGGGCCAGGTTCTGGGCCTGCTTTTCAGGTGACCATCCTGCTGAGTAGAGTAGGGCCTTGCCGTGCAGCAGCATCTTCACCCTCAGCCCATACCGTTCCTAGAGAGAGTCAGGTCAAGTGCCAGCTAGACCAGGCTGGGCCAAGACTGAAGGCGAGGAGGAGGAATGGGGCTCACCTGGAGATGGGCCAGCAACGACTTCAGGGTCCTTTCTGGCTGCCCAGCAGGCACCTTCAGGCGGTCCCAACAGGTCCAGGTCCATGTCAGGTGATGGcactgggggtggtggggggaggaatgaGAAGCTtctcacacacaccctccccctaCCCATTACCAGCAGCTGATGGCCCCTTTCCTAGGGGAGGAGCTGGACTAGAGGCAGGAAGCAGaagccccggggcggggggttggAAGGTGGGATCTGGGCCCAGAGTCTCAGTACCCTCCCCGCCTATGCTGGGGCCAGCACAGGAAATGGGGCTATGGGGCCCCCGCACAGGGAAACAGGCAATCCATCACACAGGctggttgtatgtgtgtgtgtgtgtagggggggcgTTGCTTCCTGAGGAAACAGGAGCAGGGCTGCTGCAGTCTCCGATAAAGCAGCTTGATCCTCAAATGCAAGGCTGGAAGCTGGGGGGTACATCCTGCCCCCTCATCCTGTATTGCCAGGGCCTTGGGCTATGTGGGTACAGAGTATCAAGGGGCACAATGACCACTAGGGCCCCACTGGCTGAGACCCCAGCAGGGACACAGTCTGCAAGGGCCTCCTCTTCctgtcccctttccttccccatttCAAAAATCTTGGGATTCTGGTGACTGGAGCTGAGGGTGGCAAGGCAGCCAGGACAGACCCCCGCCTCCAGAAAGCACAGTGGGGTCAAGCTGAGATGAGGCCAGAGGTGAGTTGGGGGGGatcctcccttgctccctccccctctaccGCAGACAAAGGCAGCTTATGTGCTAGAAGCCCTTCACAAAGGGGCTCTGTGTACTGTGCCCTGAGGGACCCCAGCAAAAGCCCAGTGCTGGCCCAtgacctctcccctctcccttggtGAGGGtattctctccaccccctctcctGTGCCCCAAGAAAATGCCAACTAACTACTGCCTAGCCTGGGCACACAGCCAGGGGCATCCACAGCCCTGCACTCGAAGGAACACACATGGACACAAGCCTGGGAATGCCTGCATGTGTACTCACATGCACACCCATGCAAGCCCACATTGAAGAAGAGTCCTGTACTCCCATCTGGCACACAGATGTGCCAGCATCCTCCCTCCATGGCCACAAACCTCAGGGCCAGGGATGCCCAGACCCCTGTGCACTTAGACgcacacaacccccccccccccccctccccccaccgcaaCTGGTGAGCTCAGTGGCCTTTAACTCAGCTTGGAGAGTGTGGGCCAGGATCCCCATGCCATGCAGGCTGAAGTTAGGCTCTGTTTGGGGCTAGGGCTCTAGTCCTCCCTCCCTACCACCTCCCCCTTAGGGCTGGTGGAGGCTGTGAGGGATATCTGGCTCCACTAATGAGTTAAAGCTGCAGCTCCCCCAGACCCGGGCtgtggagggatgggggtgggggtggctgacGGCTGCTTCCTGTGTCTGACAGGTCCCAGTCTGGCTTCACAGCAGGAAGGGGGCTGGAGGGAGTCTTAAGGACTCCCCCAGAATCTGGGTTCTGGTACAAACCCAAAGCCAGAGTACAGCCTGTTTTGGTAGGTGCAAGGAGAACCCAggcctcgtgtgtgtgtgtgtgtgtgt contains these protein-coding regions:
- the CDHR4 gene encoding cadherin-related family member 4 isoform X6, whose product is MALLRILALLLALTVSELHCLPWFINVSESQGPGTILQSFSFNCTSHMPTLQLVHVQPPTTFFNPPSLTRWQGIYVGMVTLSSSARLDALSVNHYKLQLRFTCGNHVMEGPLSVDVRRDPGHSACAGRFASPAGEIIQVLETVTPGARLYTLLLPGLEVQRAQINIISAQDPPYFPGPFSINGQGWLLVPSQGLKGQAEKVFQLQILVTFGQNRSCLGMLKVKVLPVPSSLISFLKQASNITILEDLPPGGKVVQVRARGFDVRYEILSPVPCPLFSIGRADGVIRTTAPLELAQAPGAAVTRLRVKAYERLRPWASVELELTVNVRSVNRWPPRCLPAMLVTQIPETTPVGTVLNTFTCADPDSPGSILDYQLQFHSPPGSASLCLRDRVLEVNATLDCDARGACFQHAASILVLDGGQPLMTTEVPVLVMVTPVNEFSPACVPHKFRIREDAGPHTLLGSVVGMDKDYPHNNIEYYISGGPTIFSMDRLSGEVHLLGSLDYELQTLYRLNVLVIDHGQDQDPTHHRSGSCTITIEVEDVNDHAPECQPPFQELTIYALLGHSVEVTKVSCWVPQEPQRLAFSYSIVGGNSQSRFSLQGPTLVYNNILLGPLWPEQFYTYELLIRVADAGPSIPHLSTTATVSVHLIPWSASTVATRTHRSTVPSVMTPLLVTDTEAFWQPEPWLVQMHQTPSKPAQALLLNGIQGTEESIQGFMEAPRMEMSQAPSNVNLSLQHFDGRAQDSRKEAVLLSPAVPSLSPDHLNSGTGRDYLFNTLTGARRWL
- the CDHR4 gene encoding cadherin-related family member 4 isoform X5, with the protein product MALLRILALLLALTVSELHCLPWFINVSESQGPGTILQSFSFNCTSHMPTLQLVHVQPPTTFFNPPSLTRWQGIYVGMVTLSSSARLDALSVNHYKLQLRFTCGNHVMEGPLSVDVRRDPGHSACAGRFASPAGEIIQVLETVTPGARLYTLLLPGLEVQRAQINIISAQDPPYFPGPFSINGQGWLLVPSQGLKGQAEKVFQLQILVTFGQNRSCLGMLKVKVLPVPSSLISFLKQASNITILEDLPPGGKVVQVRARGFDVRYEILSPVPCPLFSIGRADGVIRTTAPLELAQAPGAAVTRLRVKAYERLRPWASVELELTVNVRSVNRWPPRCLPAMLVTQIPETTPVGTVLNTFTCADPDSPGSILDYQLQFHSPPGSASLCLRDRVLEVNATLDCDARGACFQHAASILVLDGGQPLMTTEVPVLVMVTPVNEFSPACVPHKFRIREDAGPHTLLGSVVGMDKDYPHNNIEYYISGGPTIFSMDRLSGEVHLLGSLDYELQTLYRLNVLVIDHGQDQDPTHHRSGSCTITIEVEDVNDHAPECQPPFQELTIYALLGHSVEVTKVSCWVPQEPQRLAFSYSIVGGNSQSRFSLQGPTLVYNNILLGPLWPEQFYTYELLIRVADAGPSIPHLSTTATVSVHLIPWSASTVATRTHRSTVPSVMTPLLVTDTEAFWQPEPWFVVVLTVTSALFVLALGWLLLRLFQGLVQMHQTPSKPAQALLLNGIQGTEESIQGFMEAPRMEMSQAPSNVNLSLHFDGRAQDSRTGRDYLFNTLTGARRWL